In a single window of the Streptomyces sp. NBC_00353 genome:
- a CDS encoding oxygenase MpaB family protein, translating to MKRYDRLKEIQRLDPERDFLEIYRLTATYEFPWDITRALELALYRTYAVPSIGRLLAETSELTDRSQKRYDDTALLLDAVVEHGFDSDPGRTAIRRINQMHRSYDISNDDMRYVLCTFVVVPKRWIDRYGWRRLSDHELQAFAVYYRTLGAHMGIKGVPQTFEEFERTLDTYEDEHFGWDEGARKVSDATLALMGSWYPGPLAPVLRKASLALLDDALLRAFRYERPGPVARGLTRGALRLRARAVRLLPPRSTAHYARQNPEIKGYPDGYEIAGLGTFPTPGTGGCPVPHNRRPGAPVE from the coding sequence GTGAAGCGATACGACCGGCTGAAGGAGATCCAGCGTCTCGATCCGGAACGGGACTTCCTGGAGATCTACCGGCTCACAGCCACCTACGAGTTCCCTTGGGACATCACCCGGGCGCTCGAACTGGCCCTTTATCGTACATATGCCGTCCCCAGCATCGGCCGACTCCTCGCCGAGACGTCAGAGCTGACAGACCGTTCCCAGAAGCGGTACGACGACACCGCGCTCCTCCTCGACGCCGTGGTGGAACACGGTTTCGACAGTGATCCGGGGCGCACGGCGATCCGCCGGATCAACCAGATGCACCGCAGCTACGACATCAGCAACGACGACATGCGCTACGTGCTGTGTACGTTCGTCGTCGTCCCGAAGCGCTGGATCGACAGGTACGGCTGGCGCCGGCTCTCCGACCACGAGCTGCAGGCGTTCGCCGTCTACTACCGCACCCTGGGCGCCCACATGGGCATCAAGGGCGTACCTCAGACGTTCGAGGAGTTCGAGCGCACCCTCGACACGTACGAGGACGAACACTTCGGCTGGGACGAGGGCGCGCGCAAGGTCTCCGACGCCACGCTGGCGCTGATGGGCTCCTGGTATCCGGGCCCGCTCGCACCCGTCCTGCGCAAAGCGAGCCTGGCGCTACTCGACGATGCGCTGCTGCGGGCGTTCCGCTACGAACGTCCCGGCCCCGTCGCCCGTGGTCTCACTCGCGGCGCGCTGCGGCTGCGGGCACGGGCCGTACGACTGCTGCCGCCCCGCTCCACCGCGCACTACGCGCGCCAGAACCCGGAGATCAAGGGCTACCCGGACGGCTACGAGATCGCCGGGCTCGGGACGTTCCCGACCCCCGGCACCGGTGGCTGCCCGGTCCCGCACAACCGGCGGCCGGGCGCTCCGGTCGAGTAG
- a CDS encoding MOSC domain-containing protein has product MSGTVTVVSSNGTYTFTKPNRDSVTLLAGLGVEGDVHAGVTVKHRSRVAQDPTQPNLRQVHLIHEELFEELRQAGYEVAPGDLGENVTTRGIDLLGLPVGTLLHLGDEAVVEVTGLRNPCLQIDNFQDGLLKQVVGRDAAGNIVRKAGIMGIVTSGGTVRPGDPVKVELPAEPHRPLDRV; this is encoded by the coding sequence ATGAGCGGGACAGTCACCGTGGTGAGCAGCAACGGCACCTACACCTTCACCAAGCCGAACAGGGACAGCGTGACCCTGCTGGCCGGACTCGGTGTCGAGGGGGACGTACATGCGGGGGTCACGGTCAAGCACCGTTCACGCGTTGCGCAGGACCCCACCCAGCCGAATCTGCGCCAGGTCCATCTGATCCACGAGGAGCTGTTCGAGGAGCTGCGTCAAGCAGGCTACGAGGTAGCTCCCGGGGATCTCGGGGAGAACGTCACCACGCGCGGCATCGATCTCCTCGGCCTCCCCGTCGGCACGCTGTTGCACCTCGGTGACGAAGCCGTCGTCGAGGTCACCGGCCTGCGCAACCCGTGCCTGCAGATCGACAATTTCCAGGACGGCCTGCTGAAGCAGGTCGTCGGTCGGGATGCGGCGGGCAACATCGTGCGCAAGGCCGGGATCATGGGCATCGTCACGTCCGGTGGAACGGTCCGGCCGGGCGATCCGGTCAAGGTGGAGCTGCCCGCCGAGCCGCACCGGCCGCTGGACCGCGTGTAG
- a CDS encoding fatty acid desaturase family protein yields MPQAVVTVADRPRDRAGSTDSTDASTGVGGRAAGVGGSDFAPLLRAVKAQGLLERRTGWYAAVIAGNLLALGGVLTGLVLLGNTWWALLLALPLAILWSRTAFVGHDAGHAQITGDRRASRIIGLVHANLLLGMNEAWWNDKHVRHHANPNHIDKDPDVGVGALVWTQKQAAQREGFARRLTRNQARLFFPMLLLEGIALKISGFQYLRQQPARERVLSALLLVTHLGLYATLLLTVMSPGKAVVFALVHHALFGLHLGMAFAPNHKGMEMPDPDGDRWGHLQRQVLTSRNVRGAVLTDWFLGGLNYQIEHHLFPSMPRPHLRRAQPLVRAHCASLGMPYAETGLVESYRQALQHMHEVGEPLRQPAETPR; encoded by the coding sequence ATGCCCCAGGCCGTAGTCACCGTCGCGGACCGCCCCCGCGACCGTGCCGGAAGTACGGACAGCACCGACGCAAGCACGGGCGTCGGTGGACGCGCGGCAGGTGTCGGCGGCAGTGACTTCGCGCCGCTCCTGCGGGCCGTGAAGGCGCAAGGACTCCTGGAGCGGCGCACCGGATGGTACGCGGCCGTGATCGCCGGCAACCTCCTCGCCCTGGGCGGCGTGCTCACCGGCCTGGTACTCCTCGGCAACACCTGGTGGGCCCTGCTGCTCGCCCTGCCGCTGGCGATCCTCTGGTCCCGGACCGCATTCGTCGGCCACGACGCCGGACACGCCCAGATAACCGGCGACCGCCGAGCGAGCCGGATCATCGGTCTCGTCCACGCCAACCTGCTCCTCGGCATGAACGAGGCCTGGTGGAACGACAAACACGTACGCCACCACGCCAACCCCAACCACATCGACAAGGACCCGGACGTCGGCGTCGGCGCCCTCGTCTGGACGCAGAAGCAGGCAGCCCAGCGCGAAGGCTTCGCCCGCCGGCTCACCCGTAACCAGGCCCGGCTGTTCTTCCCGATGCTGCTCCTCGAAGGCATCGCCCTCAAGATCTCCGGCTTCCAGTACCTGCGGCAGCAGCCCGCCCGCGAGCGTGTCCTGTCGGCACTGCTCCTCGTCACCCACCTCGGGCTCTACGCGACGCTGCTGCTCACCGTCATGTCCCCCGGCAAGGCCGTCGTCTTCGCGCTCGTGCATCACGCGCTGTTCGGACTCCACCTGGGCATGGCCTTCGCACCGAACCACAAAGGCATGGAGATGCCCGACCCCGACGGCGACCGCTGGGGGCACCTCCAGCGACAGGTCCTCACCTCGCGCAACGTACGCGGCGCCGTCCTCACCGACTGGTTCCTCGGCGGGCTCAACTACCAGATCGAACACCATCTGTTCCCGAGCATGCCCCGCCCCCACCTTCGCCGGGCGCAGCCCTTGGTGCGAGCGCACTGCGCGTCGCTGGGCATGCCGTACGCGGAGACCGGCCTGGTCGAGTCCTACCGTCAGGCGCTGCAGCACATGCACGAAGTCGGCGAACCGCTGAGGCAGCCCGCTGAGACGCCTCGCTGA
- a CDS encoding DEAD/DEAH box helicase → MHRLPAATLAEISALSRCSVVFLPSDPSRTGRVAFWHPDGSSPPDAPGTVGDLTVVGADTRPYGVPALLLPVRDALPVLTRARAAAQASPSAAFWGAAALLALQLAARGLLLPGLSASDHDAWRAGPLTIADLDRIRDLAASMPPTAHAVPLDDAVEPVLLPEPERLLRAFLDAVADGLPRTPAAVFATGSPAFAVDAPQRLPERRAWAADVAAGHDAGVRLSLRVEVTGLTPAHEDAEQGAGPSFRAVLQIHSVSDPAVVADAADVWAGTAPAAARFGPRARMDALLALRRAARAWPPLAPLLSAAVPDFVEPADEEIAELLGSAARSLAATGVQVHWPKELARTLTARAVIGPPGEEEAGHAGDSDGGHGDRDDKSSNRQSTSDVPSFLSADALLAFNWWFALGDQKLSRAELDRLAEAGRPIVRLRDQWVLIDPEAARRARETQDRKVTPIDALGAALTGSTEIDGRPVDVQATGWLEQLRARVADPESGAQQTVGQPSALVATLRDYQLRGLNWLHTMTSLGLGGCLADDMGLGKTITLIALHLHRQSVEEAAGPTLVVCPTSLMGNWQREIERFAPGTPVRRFHGASRNLKGLVDGEFVLTTYGTMRLDAAKLAAAGWSMVVADEAQHVKNPYSATAQQLRTIGARARVALTGTPVENNLSELWAILDWTTPGLLGRLGTFRTRYARAVEGGNDPAAAERLAALVRPFLLRRRKSDPGIAPELPPKTETDRAVSLTAEQTGLYEAVVRETLAEISGADGFARRGLVMKLLTALKQICNHPAQYLKEERPRIADRSGKLELLDELLDTILAEDASVLVFTQYVQMARLLEQHLAARGVRTQFLHGGTPIAEREAMVDRFQAGETPVFLLSLKAAGTGLNLTRAGHVVHFDRWWNPAVEAQATDRAYRIGQTQPVQVHRLIAEGTIEDRIADMLARKQGLADAVLGSGETALTELTDAELADLVQLRGGAR, encoded by the coding sequence GTGCACAGGCTCCCTGCGGCAACCCTCGCCGAGATCTCCGCACTCTCCCGCTGCTCCGTCGTCTTCCTTCCCTCAGATCCCTCCCGTACCGGCCGGGTCGCCTTCTGGCATCCGGACGGCAGCAGCCCGCCCGATGCACCGGGGACCGTCGGGGATCTGACCGTCGTCGGAGCCGACACCCGCCCGTACGGTGTGCCGGCGCTGCTGCTGCCGGTGCGCGACGCGCTGCCCGTACTGACCCGCGCGCGGGCCGCGGCGCAGGCCTCGCCCTCGGCCGCGTTCTGGGGCGCGGCCGCCCTCCTCGCCCTGCAACTCGCTGCCCGTGGACTGCTGCTGCCGGGGCTGAGTGCCTCCGACCACGACGCGTGGCGGGCCGGTCCGCTGACCATCGCCGACCTCGACCGGATCCGTGACCTCGCGGCTTCCATGCCGCCCACCGCCCATGCCGTACCGCTCGACGACGCTGTGGAGCCCGTGCTGCTGCCGGAGCCGGAGCGGCTGCTGCGCGCGTTCCTGGACGCGGTGGCAGACGGCCTGCCGCGCACGCCCGCCGCGGTGTTCGCCACCGGAAGTCCCGCCTTCGCCGTCGACGCTCCGCAGCGCCTGCCCGAGCGTCGGGCCTGGGCCGCCGATGTCGCGGCCGGGCACGACGCGGGTGTGCGGCTCTCGCTGCGTGTCGAGGTCACCGGTCTGACTCCTGCTCACGAGGACGCCGAGCAAGGTGCCGGGCCATCCTTCCGTGCCGTCCTGCAGATCCACAGCGTCAGCGATCCGGCAGTGGTCGCCGACGCCGCCGACGTCTGGGCAGGCACGGCGCCCGCCGCTGCGAGGTTCGGTCCACGCGCGCGGATGGACGCCCTCCTCGCCCTGCGCCGCGCCGCCCGGGCCTGGCCGCCGCTGGCTCCGCTGCTGTCGGCCGCCGTACCGGACTTCGTCGAGCCGGCCGACGAAGAGATCGCCGAACTGCTCGGCTCCGCCGCACGGTCGCTCGCCGCGACCGGGGTCCAGGTGCACTGGCCCAAGGAGCTCGCCCGCACGCTCACCGCACGCGCGGTGATCGGCCCGCCGGGCGAGGAGGAAGCCGGCCACGCCGGCGACAGCGATGGCGGCCACGGCGACCGCGACGACAAGTCCTCGAACAGACAGTCCACGTCCGACGTCCCGTCGTTCCTGTCGGCCGACGCTCTGCTGGCGTTCAACTGGTGGTTCGCGCTCGGCGACCAGAAGCTCAGCCGCGCCGAACTGGACCGGCTGGCCGAGGCCGGCAGGCCGATTGTCCGGCTGCGCGACCAGTGGGTGCTCATCGACCCGGAGGCGGCGCGCCGCGCCCGTGAGACGCAGGACCGCAAGGTCACGCCGATCGATGCGCTCGGGGCCGCTCTGACCGGTTCCACCGAGATCGACGGCCGCCCGGTCGACGTGCAGGCGACCGGCTGGCTGGAACAACTGCGGGCGCGGGTCGCCGATCCTGAGTCCGGTGCGCAGCAGACGGTCGGTCAGCCCTCCGCGCTCGTCGCGACGCTCCGCGACTATCAGCTGCGCGGACTGAACTGGCTCCACACCATGACCTCGCTCGGCCTCGGCGGCTGTCTCGCCGACGACATGGGCCTCGGTAAGACCATCACCCTCATCGCACTGCATCTGCACCGTCAGAGCGTCGAGGAGGCCGCCGGACCGACCCTGGTGGTCTGCCCGACCTCGCTGATGGGCAACTGGCAGCGGGAGATCGAGAGGTTCGCCCCCGGCACACCGGTACGTCGCTTCCACGGCGCGTCCCGGAACCTGAAGGGGCTGGTGGACGGCGAGTTCGTCCTCACCACGTACGGCACGATGCGGCTCGACGCGGCGAAGCTCGCCGCGGCCGGCTGGTCCATGGTGGTCGCCGACGAGGCACAGCACGTGAAGAACCCGTACTCGGCGACCGCGCAGCAGCTGCGGACAATCGGTGCGCGGGCACGGGTGGCACTCACCGGCACCCCCGTGGAGAACAACCTGTCCGAGCTGTGGGCGATCCTCGACTGGACGACGCCCGGGCTGCTCGGCCGCCTCGGCACGTTCCGTACCCGGTACGCGCGGGCGGTGGAGGGCGGCAACGATCCGGCGGCGGCCGAACGGCTCGCAGCCCTGGTACGGCCGTTCCTGCTGCGGCGGCGCAAGTCCGATCCGGGCATCGCCCCGGAGCTGCCGCCGAAGACGGAGACCGACCGCGCGGTCTCGCTGACGGCGGAGCAGACCGGTCTGTACGAGGCGGTGGTACGGGAGACCCTGGCCGAGATCTCCGGCGCCGACGGGTTCGCCCGGCGCGGCCTCGTGATGAAGCTGCTGACGGCGCTGAAGCAGATCTGCAACCACCCTGCGCAGTACCTCAAGGAGGAACGGCCGCGGATCGCGGACCGTTCGGGGAAGCTGGAGCTCCTCGACGAGCTGCTCGACACCATTCTCGCGGAGGACGCGAGCGTGCTCGTGTTCACCCAGTACGTACAGATGGCGCGGCTGCTCGAACAGCATCTGGCTGCACGCGGGGTACGCACCCAGTTTCTGCACGGCGGCACACCGATCGCCGAGCGCGAGGCCATGGTCGACCGGTTCCAGGCGGGCGAGACCCCGGTCTTCCTGCTGTCACTGAAGGCGGCCGGTACGGGGCTCAACCTCACCAGGGCGGGCCACGTGGTGCACTTCGACCGCTGGTGGAACCCAGCAGTGGAGGCTCAGGCCACCGACCGTGCGTACCGCATCGGGCAGACCCAGCCGGTGCAGGTGCACCGGCTGATCGCAGAGGGGACGATCGAGGACCGGATCGCCGACATGCTGGCCCGCAAGCAGGGCCTCGCGGATGCGGTGCTGGGTTCCGGTGAGACGGCACTGACCGAGCTGACCGATGCGGAACTTGCCGATCTGGTGCAGCTACGAGGGGGCGCGCGATGA
- a CDS encoding SWIM zinc finger family protein — MSDTYGTDGYANPGYEREEYDGDGYEREGCDPAGGGAEVAAPGQERTFAALPPALGRGFAETWWGRAWLKALEDTALDGEQVKKGRRFAREGRVGAVSVRPGRITAVVQDPDSTPYRSDVLLQQLSEEEWDRFLDMAVDRAGHIAALLDREMPPHLVEDAAAAGVDLLPGIGDLDPECTCEAWDHCPHSAALCYQVARLLDQDPFVLLLMRGRGERQVLDDLQARITARAAERQPAEPSRTEDRRARGVRADEAFAAQDILPPLPAPPPLPPEPGPPPSLDTDTQPEPGLDPAALEVLAADSAVRAHRMLAEALSPDHGQQPVHAGLTPEQDAVRLVADARPEPWVMTRLAAGSGRQRAELDAAVRAWGYGGTAALTVFDEEWAPDPEAHARALARLAAAWEDDERPQLRAVRNRWTVADADVQLRYGQDGRWWPYRKERGRWIPAGPSDDDPAAALSEALGVE; from the coding sequence ATGAGCGACACGTACGGGACCGACGGATACGCGAACCCTGGATACGAGCGCGAGGAGTACGACGGCGACGGATACGAGAGGGAGGGATGCGACCCTGCCGGCGGCGGAGCCGAGGTGGCGGCGCCGGGGCAGGAACGTACCTTCGCCGCGCTGCCGCCCGCGCTGGGCCGCGGCTTCGCCGAAACCTGGTGGGGCCGGGCCTGGCTGAAGGCCCTGGAAGACACCGCGCTCGACGGCGAACAGGTCAAGAAGGGCCGCCGGTTCGCCCGCGAGGGAAGGGTCGGCGCGGTCTCCGTACGCCCAGGACGGATCACCGCAGTCGTCCAGGACCCGGACTCGACCCCGTACCGCAGTGATGTCCTGCTTCAGCAGCTGAGCGAGGAGGAGTGGGACCGCTTCCTGGACATGGCGGTCGATCGGGCCGGGCACATCGCCGCACTCCTCGACCGGGAGATGCCGCCGCATCTGGTGGAGGACGCGGCGGCGGCCGGGGTGGATCTGCTGCCCGGCATCGGCGATCTGGATCCGGAGTGCACCTGCGAGGCCTGGGACCACTGCCCGCACTCCGCCGCACTCTGCTACCAGGTGGCGCGGCTGCTGGACCAGGACCCCTTCGTCCTGCTGCTGATGCGGGGCCGCGGCGAGCGGCAAGTACTCGACGATCTCCAGGCGCGGATCACGGCCCGGGCCGCGGAACGGCAACCGGCGGAGCCCTCCCGCACCGAGGACCGGCGGGCGCGCGGCGTACGCGCGGACGAGGCATTCGCCGCTCAGGACATCCTGCCCCCGTTGCCCGCTCCGCCGCCGCTGCCCCCCGAGCCCGGTCCCCCGCCGTCGCTGGACACGGACACACAACCGGAGCCCGGCCTCGACCCGGCCGCCCTGGAAGTGCTGGCGGCCGACAGCGCCGTCCGGGCCCACCGGATGCTGGCAGAAGCCCTGTCGCCCGACCATGGACAGCAGCCCGTGCATGCGGGGTTGACGCCGGAGCAGGATGCCGTTCGGCTGGTCGCCGACGCCCGTCCCGAGCCCTGGGTCATGACACGGCTGGCCGCCGGGTCGGGGCGGCAGCGGGCCGAGCTCGACGCGGCGGTGCGGGCCTGGGGCTACGGCGGGACCGCCGCGCTCACCGTGTTCGACGAGGAGTGGGCACCGGATCCGGAGGCACATGCCCGGGCCCTTGCCCGGCTCGCCGCGGCGTGGGAGGACGACGAGCGTCCGCAGCTGCGGGCAGTACGCAACCGGTGGACCGTGGCGGACGCCGACGTACAACTGCGGTACGGGCAGGACGGGCGCTGGTGGCCGTACCGCAAGGAGCGCGGGCGATGGATTCCGGCGGGGCCGTCGGACGACGACCCGGCGGCGGCGCTGTCGGAAGCGCTCGGCGTGGAGTAG
- a CDS encoding APC family permease: MSGESETTLLRDAVGLREVLFQSITAMAPAAAIAASIPSGAAFAGGSLPLSVLVALVACLFTASCVAELARHLPAAGSVATYSAQGLHPTVGFLVGWGYVFVEALVPALLLLQLGFTTAGTLHQEWSSYPADLWWPWSLLGAVVIALAGYFGVRASARFGTVLGIFEVLVFVAFAVLLIGQAGSDNTLSVFGTSHTADGFDGISGIFAGSVYTVLAFAGFEAAAPLAEETKNPRRTMRRAVLGAALSIGLVYVLTTYAMSVYFGPDKFSGFGASGAASWEGIARASFGLFWVLLFLAVVNSTVANANACANVSTRTAFALGRIGVFPQAFARLHPRRRSPVTGVAAQFVIAVGATLGLGFGYDPVTAFVLLATVIVTVIIGVYIVVNLACAGYFLRRRRDAFNPVLHLLFPVLGIAAFVPALLTAAGIPAFDFVSELSAPVSYAGPIVGIWMLIGIVVLLVLVRRHPERVAQTGRIHLDEAPEAVVDIEAGAEQR; this comes from the coding sequence GTGTCGGGGGAATCGGAAACCACACTGCTGCGCGATGCCGTCGGGCTGCGCGAAGTTCTCTTCCAGAGCATCACCGCGATGGCGCCCGCCGCCGCCATCGCCGCGTCCATCCCGTCCGGGGCCGCGTTCGCCGGCGGCAGTCTGCCGCTCTCCGTGCTCGTGGCGCTGGTGGCCTGTCTGTTCACCGCTTCGTGCGTCGCGGAGCTGGCCCGCCACCTGCCGGCGGCCGGTTCGGTCGCCACGTACTCCGCACAGGGCCTGCATCCGACCGTCGGCTTCCTGGTGGGCTGGGGCTATGTCTTCGTCGAGGCGCTGGTACCCGCGCTGCTGCTGCTCCAGCTCGGGTTCACGACGGCGGGCACCCTGCACCAGGAGTGGTCGTCGTACCCGGCGGACCTGTGGTGGCCGTGGTCGCTGCTGGGTGCGGTCGTCATCGCGCTCGCCGGCTACTTCGGGGTTCGGGCGTCCGCCCGCTTCGGGACCGTACTCGGCATCTTCGAGGTGCTTGTCTTCGTCGCCTTCGCGGTGCTGCTGATCGGGCAGGCCGGCTCGGACAACACCCTGTCGGTGTTCGGCACGTCGCACACCGCGGACGGCTTCGACGGCATCAGCGGGATCTTCGCGGGCTCCGTCTACACCGTGCTGGCGTTCGCCGGCTTCGAGGCCGCGGCGCCGCTCGCCGAGGAGACGAAGAACCCACGGCGCACGATGCGCCGGGCGGTGCTCGGCGCCGCCCTGTCGATCGGCCTGGTGTACGTCCTCACCACATACGCCATGTCCGTCTACTTCGGGCCGGACAAATTCTCCGGATTCGGCGCTTCGGGCGCCGCGTCATGGGAAGGCATCGCCCGCGCCTCGTTCGGATTGTTCTGGGTGCTGCTCTTCCTCGCCGTCGTCAACTCGACCGTGGCCAACGCCAACGCGTGCGCGAACGTGTCGACGCGTACGGCCTTCGCACTGGGGCGCATCGGAGTGTTCCCGCAGGCGTTCGCCCGGCTCCATCCCCGTCGGCGCTCACCCGTCACCGGAGTGGCCGCGCAGTTCGTGATCGCGGTCGGAGCGACGCTCGGGCTCGGCTTCGGCTATGACCCGGTGACCGCGTTCGTGCTGCTGGCCACCGTCATCGTGACCGTGATCATCGGTGTGTACATCGTCGTCAACCTGGCCTGCGCCGGGTACTTCCTGCGCCGGCGCCGCGACGCGTTCAACCCCGTACTCCACCTCCTCTTCCCGGTACTGGGCATCGCGGCGTTCGTACCGGCACTGCTGACGGCCGCCGGCATCCCGGCCTTCGACTTCGTCTCGGAGCTCAGCGCCCCCGTCTCGTACGCCGGACCGATCGTCGGTATCTGGATGCTCATCGGAATCGTTGTGCTGCTGGTGCTGGTGCGCAGACATCCGGAGCGGGTGGCACAGACCGGACGAATCCATCTGGACGAGGCCCCGGAGGCCGTCGTCGACATCGAAGCAGGAGCAGAACAGCGATGA
- a CDS encoding acetamidase/formamidase family protein translates to MSDPRILTVRPKEGEYAWTFGGAAPVARIEPGTFLDVYTEDCFAGRVRSEKDLVSAVCEFPFLNPQTGPFHVVGAEPGDTVAVHFVSIEPARDWAASTTVPLFGALTSTHTTASLQAPLPEVVWMWQLDRARRTCLFSARDSDIQVELPMDPMHGTVGVAPANLEVRSALVPDAHGGNMDTPEMRAGVTCYLGVNVEGALLSLGDGHARQGEGETCGVAVECAMNTVVLVELLKGVATPWPRIESDTHLISTGSARPLEDAFRISQLDLVQWLARDYGLSELDAYQLISQAGEAPLANVCDTNYTCVAKIRKKWLPAGDAHGGLHRHLRETAALLPTV, encoded by the coding sequence ATGAGCGACCCACGCATCCTGACGGTTCGCCCCAAGGAGGGCGAGTACGCATGGACCTTCGGCGGTGCGGCGCCGGTGGCCCGGATCGAGCCCGGTACCTTCCTCGATGTGTACACGGAGGACTGCTTCGCGGGCCGGGTGCGCTCCGAGAAGGACCTGGTCTCCGCCGTCTGCGAGTTCCCGTTCCTCAACCCGCAGACCGGTCCGTTCCATGTCGTGGGGGCGGAGCCGGGCGATACCGTCGCGGTGCACTTCGTGTCGATCGAACCGGCCAGGGACTGGGCGGCGTCCACGACCGTGCCGCTGTTCGGCGCCCTCACCTCCACCCATACGACGGCTTCGCTGCAGGCCCCGCTGCCCGAGGTGGTGTGGATGTGGCAGCTCGACCGGGCCCGCCGCACCTGTCTCTTCAGCGCCCGCGACAGCGACATCCAGGTGGAGCTGCCGATGGATCCGATGCACGGCACGGTCGGGGTGGCTCCGGCCAATCTGGAGGTGCGGTCCGCGCTGGTGCCGGACGCACACGGCGGAAACATGGACACGCCCGAGATGCGGGCCGGCGTCACCTGCTATCTGGGGGTCAATGTCGAAGGTGCGCTGTTGAGTCTGGGCGATGGCCATGCCCGGCAGGGTGAGGGCGAGACCTGTGGGGTCGCGGTGGAGTGCGCGATGAACACGGTGGTGCTGGTCGAGCTGCTGAAGGGGGTCGCGACGCCGTGGCCGCGGATCGAGTCGGACACCCATCTGATCTCCACCGGCTCCGCCCGCCCTCTCGAAGACGCTTTCCGTATTTCACAGTTGGACCTGGTGCAGTGGTTGGCGCGCGACTACGGGCTCTCCGAGCTTGACGCGTATCAGCTGATCAGCCAGGCCGGTGAGGCTCCGTTGGCGAATGTCTGCGACACCAACTACACCTGTGTGGCGAAGATCCGCAAGAAATGGCTGCCTGCGGGCGATGCTCATGGTGGGCTGCACCGTCATCTGCGGGAGACCGCCGCACTACTGCCCACCGTCTGA
- a CDS encoding N-acetylmuramoyl-L-alanine amidase has protein sequence MHRRRILQGAAATAAAALLPASTRAMASSTAGSTDYPLAHWTPASTANYTASTRPSAYPVQYVIIHVTQEIYSDAIGIFQNPAKQVSAHYVVRSADGYIAQCVREENIAWHAGNWDYNTRSVGIEHEGWVDQPAYFTNALYEQSALLTASVCDRYGIPKDRAHILGHAEVPGTDHTDPGPNWDWVRYIRLVNLFSTG, from the coding sequence ATGCACCGCAGAAGGATCCTTCAGGGCGCCGCGGCGACGGCCGCCGCCGCTCTGCTCCCGGCCTCCACCCGCGCCATGGCCTCGTCCACCGCAGGCTCCACCGACTATCCGCTCGCACACTGGACGCCCGCCTCCACCGCCAACTACACGGCCTCGACGCGACCTTCGGCATATCCGGTGCAGTACGTGATCATCCATGTCACGCAGGAGATTTACTCGGACGCGATCGGGATCTTCCAGAATCCGGCGAAGCAGGTATCCGCCCACTATGTGGTGCGTTCGGCCGACGGGTACATCGCACAGTGCGTCCGGGAAGAGAACATCGCCTGGCACGCGGGCAATTGGGACTACAACACCCGCAGTGTCGGAATCGAGCACGAGGGCTGGGTGGACCAGCCGGCGTACTTCACCAACGCCCTGTACGAGCAGTCGGCGCTGCTGACCGCGTCGGTCTGCGACCGCTACGGCATCCCCAAGGACCGTGCGCACATCCTCGGACACGCCGAGGTACCGGGCACCGATCACACCGATCCCGGACCCAACTGGGACTGGGTGCGCTACATCCGCCTCGTCAACCTCTTCAGCACGGGCTGA